The following proteins come from a genomic window of Nitrospira sp.:
- a CDS encoding Endodeoxyribonuclease RusA codes for MHPPIATSDAFSITLPVPPSINHQYATVNGRRLLSAAGRAYKTYVGRQVWLALAQSPAQCSLRNRLHSGPLALAIRFFFASALRRDLDGGLKIAQDAICEGLGLNDNRIIEAHLYKQVDKADPRMEVSLWFLHPPHH; via the coding sequence TTGCATCCCCCGATCGCCACATCGGATGCATTCAGCATCACATTGCCCGTCCCCCCCAGCATCAACCATCAATATGCGACCGTCAATGGACGTCGTTTGTTATCCGCTGCCGGACGTGCCTATAAAACATACGTCGGTCGGCAAGTATGGCTGGCGTTGGCCCAGTCCCCCGCTCAATGCTCCTTGCGGAATCGACTTCACTCTGGACCGCTCGCGCTCGCCATCCGATTCTTTTTTGCTTCCGCCTTACGGCGTGACCTGGATGGCGGTCTGAAGATCGCCCAAGATGCGATCTGCGAAGGGCTCGGCTTGAACGACAATCGCATCATTGAAGCCCATCTGTACAAACAGGTCGACAAAGCCGATCCTCGCATGGAAGTCTCTCTCTGGTTCCTTCACCCGCCTCATCACTGA
- a CDS encoding Transcriptional regulator MraZ has translation MFAGEYLCKVDEKGRFIVPSPIREQIEADGQTVMFLKGPEQSLLIYSMKEWEKVLERARTSLDEDQSRLFMHSVVSEAGLSDIDKTGRILIPGRLRKLVPVDEDQEIILIGLYHRMEVWNPSEWRRYLARTEDRFEQNMAKIQNLL, from the coding sequence ATGTTTGCCGGTGAATATCTTTGCAAGGTTGATGAGAAAGGGCGTTTCATCGTCCCCTCGCCGATCCGTGAGCAGATCGAAGCCGACGGTCAGACGGTGATGTTTCTGAAAGGTCCGGAACAGTCTCTGTTGATCTATTCCATGAAAGAATGGGAGAAGGTCCTTGAACGGGCTAGAACGTCTCTGGATGAAGACCAGAGTCGCCTGTTTATGCACTCTGTCGTTTCCGAGGCCGGATTATCGGACATCGATAAAACCGGACGGATTCTGATTCCCGGTCGCCTGCGAAAATTGGTTCCCGTCGATGAAGATCAGGAGATCATACTCATCGGCCTGTATCACCGAATGGAAGTTTGGAATCCGAGCGAATGGCGTCGGTATCTTGCCCGAACGGAAGATCGCTTTGAGCAGAATATGGCAAAGATCCAGAACCTTCTCTAG
- a CDS encoding ComF family protein, with product MPDARCARCDRPFPSSIATAYSPNHVCQPCAERPPSYTKAWTLYPYRPPLQHAIRLFKYQGKVSLAAPLADLMIARLPSLDSVDVIIPVPLHMQKLREREFNQSLLLADHIGRHLAIPVAYTNLVRTVPTPAQTTLSRKSRHKNLRRAFAVRRPDAIVDKRILLIDDVFTTGTTVNECAKTLRRAGSADVFALTLSRTVGTDLVPDRILAQHPYLF from the coding sequence ATGCCCGACGCCCGATGCGCCCGTTGTGATCGCCCCTTCCCTTCGTCTATTGCTACGGCCTACAGTCCAAACCATGTCTGCCAACCCTGCGCTGAACGTCCGCCTTCCTATACGAAGGCCTGGACTCTGTACCCTTATCGGCCCCCACTCCAGCATGCCATCCGCCTCTTTAAATACCAGGGCAAAGTTTCACTGGCGGCTCCGCTGGCCGACCTCATGATCGCCCGACTGCCTTCCCTCGATTCGGTTGATGTCATCATACCAGTGCCCTTGCATATGCAGAAACTCCGCGAACGAGAATTCAATCAGTCTCTGCTTCTTGCCGATCACATCGGGCGTCACCTTGCCATTCCAGTGGCCTATACCAATTTGGTCCGAACCGTTCCTACGCCGGCCCAAACCACATTGTCCCGCAAAAGCCGTCACAAAAACCTTCGTCGAGCATTTGCCGTCCGACGCCCGGATGCGATCGTCGATAAACGTATTCTTCTGATCGACGACGTCTTTACGACCGGTACCACGGTGAATGAGTGCGCAAAGACCTTGCGCAGGGCCGGATCAGCCGACGTCTTCGCCTTAACGTTAAGCCGAACCGTGGGTACCGATCTCGTCCCCGACCGAATCCTGGCTCAGCATCCGTATCTTTTTTGA
- a CDS encoding Dihydroorotate dehydrogenase (fumarate) — MIDLSTTIAGVTFPGCVMNASGALCVTRDELEALGKSGAGAIVTKSMTIEARQGNPPPRYHGFSGGSINSMGLPNLGYRAYAELIPHLKRFGKPVIASVAGLGEDDFPTIAKTINAAQPDLIEVNLSCPNIPGKPQIGYDPETSERVLKRVRRLITVPMGVKLPPYFDPAHHEAMGKVLGGCGVDFLNMINSVGNGLVVDPERETVVIKPKGGFGGLGGRLIKPVALANVRAFYRFFDGAMPIIGTGGIVEGIDVFEHFLCGASAVQIGTVLVEEGLEAFGRLEAEVTAVLARKGYRSILECRGRLKEL, encoded by the coding sequence ATGATCGACCTCTCTACAACGATCGCCGGCGTGACCTTTCCCGGCTGTGTCATGAATGCGTCGGGAGCGCTCTGTGTCACACGGGATGAACTTGAGGCCTTGGGGAAATCAGGCGCGGGGGCGATCGTCACGAAGTCGATGACGATTGAGGCACGCCAAGGCAACCCTCCGCCACGATATCATGGATTTTCCGGTGGATCGATCAATTCGATGGGCCTTCCTAACCTTGGCTATAGAGCCTATGCCGAGTTGATCCCTCACCTGAAGCGGTTCGGAAAGCCCGTGATAGCCAGCGTGGCGGGACTCGGGGAGGACGATTTTCCGACCATCGCGAAAACGATCAATGCAGCCCAGCCTGATCTCATTGAAGTCAATCTCTCTTGTCCGAATATTCCAGGCAAGCCCCAAATCGGCTACGATCCGGAAACTTCCGAGCGAGTGCTCAAAAGAGTTCGACGGCTCATCACGGTTCCGATGGGAGTGAAGCTGCCGCCGTATTTTGACCCGGCACATCATGAGGCCATGGGAAAAGTACTCGGGGGTTGCGGAGTCGACTTTCTCAATATGATCAATTCAGTGGGCAACGGCCTGGTGGTCGATCCGGAACGGGAAACCGTCGTCATCAAGCCTAAAGGCGGATTCGGCGGGCTGGGCGGGCGACTGATCAAGCCGGTGGCATTGGCGAATGTCCGCGCCTTCTATAGGTTTTTTGATGGGGCGATGCCGATTATCGGAACCGGAGGCATTGTGGAGGGAATCGATGTGTTCGAACATTTCCTCTGCGGAGCGTCCGCCGTTCAAATCGGGACAGTGTTGGTGGAGGAAGGGTTGGAGGCATTCGGCCGATTGGAAGCGGAAGTGACCGCTGTCTTGGCAAGAAAAGGATATCGGTCGATTCTGGAATGCCGGGGACGGCTCAAGGAATTGTGA